One Ferribacterium limneticum genomic window, AACTGCCGATCACCTGTTCTGGATGTCGCGCTACATCGAGCGCGCCGAGAACCTTGCCCGCCTGCTGGATGTCACCTGGCAAATGTCGCTGGTGCCGCAATCGCTCGATGCGATCAATCAGAGTTGGGCCGCCATCATTGCCCTGAACAGCCTCGAAGAGGCTTATGCCAAGAAGTATTCCACGGTCAACGGGGAAAATGTCCTGAAATTCATGGTCAGCGACCCGGACAATTTTGCCTCGATTCACAGCTGCCTGCGCATGGCCCGTGAAAACGCTCACGCCGTGCGTGGCACCCTGACCACGGAAATGTGGGAAACGCTCAACGCCACCTGGCTCGAAGCACGCGAAAAGACCTTCGACCAACTCTTCAACGCCGGCATCGGCGATTATTTCGAGTGGGTCAAGATGCGTTCCTCGCTGTCGCGCGGCACGACGCTGGGCACCTTGCTGCAGGACGAGGCTTACCACTTCATCCGCCTCGGCACCTTGCTCGAACGGGCTGACAACACGGCGCGCATCCTCGACGTCAAATACCATGTCCTGCGTCCGCATGACGACGAGGGGGCGACCGATTTCTACGAATGGGGCGCGCTGCTCCGTTCCGTCTCGGCCTTCGAGGTCTATCGCAAGGTTTACCGCGACGTCATTACGCCGGAGCGGGTCGCCGAATTGCTCATCTTCAATCAGGACATGCCGCGTTCGCTGCAGTTCTGCATGAACAGCGTGGTCAAGAATCTTGACCTGATCGCCAACAGCAATTCCGGCGAAACCCAGCGCCAGGCCGGGATGCTGCACGCCCATCTACGTTACGGGCGCATCGAGGACGTCCTTGAGCACGGCCTGCATGAGTGGCTGACCGATTTCATGGATCGCATCTACATGCTCGGAAACGGCATCAGCAAGGATTTTCTGGTGCCGATGGAAGAGGCGGCCTGACGGCTGGTATTGGGTCGACAGTTGTTAGCTGCCAGCTTCGGCGCCAGGTCAACCCGGCGCCGAAGTGCTTTGGGGGGCTGCTTTCAGGTGTGTTGAAGGCGCCAGGTAGCCAGCGCCTCAAGCGCGTCGTCGAGCGTCGTGATCAGTTCGGCATCGCCTGTCCGGCTGATGCGGGCGACGCCGCCGCCGCCTGCCCATAACACCGTCTTCTCCGGCAGGACCAGGCGCAATTGTTGCAGCAGGCCGGGAATCTGCCGTTGCGGGAAGGCCTGCGAGAAGGAGAGGGCGACGATGTCGGCCTGATGGGCCTCGGCGGCGCGGCCGATTTCGAGCAACGGCATTTGCGTGCCGAGCGGAATGCACTCGGCGCCCTCCAGCGCGAACAGGGCTTCGACCATCAACAGGCCAAGCACGTGCTGTTCATCCGGCACGCTGGTCAGTAGCACACGCGGGCCGCGCGGACCGCCGGGCAGGGTGGCGATGGCCTGGCGCAACAGGCGCTTGGTCAGCTCGGTATACAGGTGCTCCTCAAAAACCTCGAAGCTGCCGTCTTCCCATTTTTCGCCGACTTGCCGCGTCAGCGGCGCAACCGTGTCCTGGACAAAGCGCTGCAAACCCTGCCGGGCCAGACGCTGTTGCATGGCTTGCTGATAGGCGGCGGTGTCGTGCTGTTTGATCAGGGCGAGCAATTCGCCCAGATCGCCGTCGTCGGCAGAAACATCGACCGCCACCGATTTTGTTCGGCGCGAGGTCAGCGCGCCCAGTTCCTCCGGCGGCGTGGCGATCAGCTTGCCGGGCCGGTGTCCGAGATCCATCAGGCGTTTTATCTGGCGCAGACGA contains:
- a CDS encoding alpha-E domain-containing protein, whose translation is MLSRTADHLFWMSRYIERAENLARLLDVTWQMSLVPQSLDAINQSWAAIIALNSLEEAYAKKYSTVNGENVLKFMVSDPDNFASIHSCLRMARENAHAVRGTLTTEMWETLNATWLEAREKTFDQLFNAGIGDYFEWVKMRSSLSRGTTLGTLLQDEAYHFIRLGTLLERADNTARILDVKYHVLRPHDDEGATDFYEWGALLRSVSAFEVYRKVYRDVITPERVAELLIFNQDMPRSLQFCMNSVVKNLDLIANSNSGETQRQAGMLHAHLRYGRIEDVLEHGLHEWLTDFMDRIYMLGNGISKDFLVPMEEAA
- a CDS encoding MerR family transcriptional regulator, translating into MNAVTFNIAAVERDTGLSKDVLRMWERRYGFPVPSRDNNGERCYPAEQVDRLRQIKRLMDLGHRPGKLIATPPEELGALTSRRTKSVAVDVSADDGDLGELLALIKQHDTAAYQQAMQQRLARQGLQRFVQDTVAPLTRQVGEKWEDGSFEVFEEHLYTELTKRLLRQAIATLPGGPRGPRVLLTSVPDEQHVLGLLMVEALFALEGAECIPLGTQMPLLEIGRAAEAHQADIVALSFSQAFPQRQIPGLLQQLRLVLPEKTVLWAGGGGVARISRTGDAELITTLDDALEALATWRLQHT